A region of the Theileria equi strain WA chromosome 4 map unlocalized gcontig_1105316255039, whole genome shotgun sequence genome:
AAAATTATGAGCAATTCCAACTGGAATCAGTCTGGTAATGGTTGTGTATTAATACTAGGGGATGCCTCCTCCATCCGAGGTAGCCCTAGCCGAGAGTACGACTATACGCTAAACCTGGTTATCACCTCCTtgtttcttcatctcccGTTTCCGCTGAAGCTTCCTAAAGAATAGTATAGGAGTCGACGTGAACAAACTTCTTGTCGATAATTATGCGATCGACGCACCAAGTCCAGCAGCTGCTTTTATCCTGGTCATTTACTAGGTCCCTGCATCTCATAGTGTAATATTCAAAGGTAGTGAGTCCCTTGTAGAGCAGGTAGCAGTGGAGACCTAGGAGTTGCCAAAGGAAGAGAGCGGAGATGACGCTGAGGATGAGAAATGTATAGTTTAGGAAAAAGAAAAGGCCAGAATTGCAACCTCCATAGAAAACGATCCACGATTTTTGTGGCTCTCCGCTCCAATGTCCCTGGATTATCACAACGAGTGACGTGACGCTGATAAAGGTAGTGAAGACAGTAGAGAGAAGAATAAGTGCAAAGAAGAGACTGTAGTTGCTCCTTCCTATACAATTGTTGACCCAAACGCAGTGATGGTCGAAGCGAATAACACATTTGTTACAAATATTACAGTGTTTACTCGTAGAATCGACCATTTTGCAAACGTCACAATGAGACTTTTTTGGTACGACCCGTTCTGGGTCTTTCTTGGTTCTCATTTGtccatctccatcattGACTTCCGTTCGTTCAGTCAAGTTTGAACCTGTCTCTTTGTCTCCATAGAGAACTGCGCGCGCATTTGGATCTGCGGGATCAGAGCAACACACAGCCACAAAGAGACCTGCGATAGCCAAAAAGACGACTGTGAGTGAAATTGGAATGAAATGAGcatatccaaaattcggcaGAAATATAATCCACGATAACGTTATTAATAAAATTCCAAGAATGTATGATACCACCTGGTAAAACTGTATAGGCAGTGAAAATCCATTTTTACGGTGATAGGTTGCTGTAGATTTGTCATGTACAATGTCTCTGAGTACACAACACGGAGTTGTGTCGTCCATTTCTTTAGTGAAGCATATTACTTGAATCCAAAGGGTCACTAATGTATAATTATGCCACCTGAGCACGTGCTACGAGTAGATTCCATTGAATCATCtactttttaaaattaaagagattgttatttataaaatgtatCATAGAAAGCAGGGCACTATAAAGGCCAATAATTATGGGCGGTTAGCCTTAAAACTCGTTTTCCCATCCGTCGTCTTCGTCCGGCAGATCACTTTGGTCGGAAATCTCGGGCTGTTCGTTATCCTACATACACATTGCACTCTTAGCTGTATCAACTTACTTCTTCATTATACACTTCACCTTGAGGAATCAATGGAGGGACAATGGCTCTTCCGGCAAGCTTATCCCAATCAAAACCCTAGAGAAAATGCTGAAATggataaaaacaaaccttaAAATACACATGATCCTTTATATCCTTGAATCCATTCACCGAAGCTCCAATACGTATCTCTGGCACTCGACACAaaaaactctttatcaaaCTCATAGCCTCTTGATCTTTGACATAATCTGGGAATGTGAGTTCTCCTGCACAACGTTACATTAGATATCAAATCAAACCAGTCAGAATATCCCTAAATATCTCAATTTGATCCTGAGCATCACTGCCAAAGGGCAGTGGTCCACAAATAAATTCATAGAGGCAGACTCCAAACGACCAAATATCGGCCAAACAACTATATCCTTTACCTACATGTTTATTTAAatgaagagaatagagatTACCTAGAATAATTTCTGGAGCCATGTAATGTGGCGTTCCAATGAGTGTATATGATCTTCCATTGATCTTTTTGGCACAACCAAAATCTATTAGTTTAATATATCCTTGGTGATCcaaaaggatattttcGGGTTTCAAATCCTACAGTCGTAATAAATAAACATCATTCATACCCGGTATGCGATTTGTCTTTCATGGAGGTATTCAAACGCCAAAATTATTGACGCTAAATAAAATTGCGCCTGCGGTCTTGATAGTAACCCCAATTTACGTATTGCATCGTACAATTCACCGCCAGTGATTAGTTCCGTCAAGAAGTAAATGTTTTCAGAATCTTTGAACGTTTTTACTATACAAGTTATATTATAAGAAAAGTTCAAACCTAGTTGGATAATAAAGGGATGATCATTTTGGGCCATAATTTCCCTTTCCAGCTTTATGTGTTTTTGCTGCTTTTGAGCTCTTATACACCGCCTACTTACGCATTTGAGTGCAAAGCGTATACCAGTGGGTCGGTGATTGACCATTCTTACAATTCCAAATGTTCCTAAGAGGATATTATAGTGATGataaaacataccatttCCTATGTTCTTAATCACGTCCAAGTCTTCAAAAAGCACATTCGTGTCTTGTATCCGAATTCTGCTTTCCAAATGAGTCAACATGGGAGGTTCTACAATTTGAAGAAATACAGATTTCTCTACAACCCATAGGTCAACGTCTGTAATGGTACATGAAACACTGGCACTTCTTGGTTCATCGTATAGTAATGCACGTTCGCCAAAATAGTCGTGTTTTCCCAATGTGCGTATATGAACACCATTTTTGGTAATTTCAACTTCCCCTCTATttataatataaaaag
Encoded here:
- a CDS encoding zinc finger protein DHHC domain containing protein (encoded by transcript BEWA_054970A); protein product: MDDTTPCCVLRDIVHDKSTATYHRKNGFSLPIQFYQVVSYILGILLITLSWIIFLPNFGYAHFIPISLTVVFLAIAGLFVAVCCSDPADPNARAVLYGDKETGSNLTERTEVNDGDGQMRTKKDPERVVPKKSHCDVCKMVDSTSKHCNICNKCVIRFDHHCVWVNNCIGRSNYSLFFALILLSTVFTTFISVTSLVVIIQGHWSGEPQKSWIVFYGGCNSGLFFFLNYTFLILSVISALFLWQLLGLHCYLLYKGLTTFEYYTMRCRDLVNDQDKSSCWTWCVDRIIIDKKFVHVDSYTIL